The Cellvibrio zantedeschiae genomic sequence CGGTGGCGTTGGCCATTATATGGACAAGCAAGAAAAAGAATTGCGCGAAAAGCTGAAAGACAGTGGTGTACAGGTTAATCGCCAAGGCAATGATCTGAATTTGATCATGCCTGGCAATATCACTTTTGCGGTTGGCAAATCTGACATACGTTCGGACTTTTACTCGGTATTAAACTCCGTTGCACAAGCGCTGAAACAGTATGATCAAACCACTGTACGCATCAGCGGCTTTACGGATTCAACCGGGCCTTTGTCGTTCAACCAACGCTTGAGTGAAGAGCGCGCAAACAGTGTTCGCACTTATTTGTTGGCGCAGGGCGTAGCAAGTGAGCGCATCGATTCTGCTGGTTATGGCCCTGCGAATCCTATCGCTAGCAATGCCAGTGAAGATGGACGCCAAGCTAACCGCCGCGTAGAAATCAAATTAATCCCGATTCAACAATAGTTGTCGTCCAAGTAGCATTGCAAGTGCAATTGCGCCTTGCAATGCGAAATGAAACTGTTGATAATGCGCGCCTCTTGCAAGGTGCCCAGCTGATTTTGCAAGCCGCAATGGTGATCTAGCCGGTCCCCTCGCAATAATGACCTGTGAACCCCGCCAGGCCCGGAAGGGAGCAACGGTAGCAGTTAGTTATGTGCCGGGGTGTGGCTGGTTAGATTGCCTCCAACTCCAGTTTTATTCTTTAAATCCCCATTCGTTTTTCATCCTGCTCGCTGCCTTTGCGCGATCTTTCACGTGTCTATTTGCACCCTGTAAGGCTATAATTGCTTT encodes the following:
- a CDS encoding OmpA family protein, whose translation is MKKLIVFLSIIAFTGCATVDQQTGEQNPNKTGKGAGIGAIAGAVLGAAVSSKSDRGRGAVTGAVLGAAVGGGVGHYMDKQEKELREKLKDSGVQVNRQGNDLNLIMPGNITFAVGKSDIRSDFYSVLNSVAQALKQYDQTTVRISGFTDSTGPLSFNQRLSEERANSVRTYLLAQGVASERIDSAGYGPANPIASNASEDGRQANRRVEIKLIPIQQ